The region accgacatcctacatttctatggaaggaataaaacaggtaggaaagacGCTAAGTAAAAGGaatctctgcaaaactacacagtatgccaaaacacagaaaaacagtgcaactACATCCCTACCCAAACAATGGAGACCTAGAGCGGAATTGATATGCGCATATAAATGACTTCATTTATTCttaattatattaacaaaattagctttttgaatgcaccagaaacAGTTGTGCATTaagatgaaaaagacaaagaagggtcagcatacatatgttgcaccagcctgctaagaacagtgTAGCTAACTTTAAagtacaatttcttttttcttcatgctTCTGTTCACTGATTAACGCTTTTTACGGAAAAGTGTAGCGttgttaggacataaaaacgcacaactgctgatgtgaaatcatcagcatgtCATTTGCAACATATATGGtatagccaaatttaaagctttcactagaatcatgacatcaatTATGCTGTCGCTACAAAGCTcctctttgcggaagaaggttgtaaatatattccctcaagtttctttagtgtttcgaaaagcaacttggacggatacagcaatcctcaaatgtcacaaatttcgtgaattttgagactgCTGCTGACACTAGAGCTCCACAAGAGAAGAGAGCAgcagtcctcacatttcttgcgagcaaaaagtttctgcgcgacataccctgccatatataGCGAATTAGGCGGTCACCGCTCCTTTCCTCCGcataagcccggtgctctgccggagtattgtttagcctttgctctaccagcgtaagatttccagcttcaactaactcgtgaattgtgacgcaacgtccccttcctttTCAGAATTATCAGGTGAGTGAAGGAGCGATACCAACTGTTTACTGACATCTGTGATCCCTGTTTACATTGCCTTCGTCAAGATATAAAAATGCAATTCACAACAATCAAAAATTAAGGCGGCGTAGGGTGATAGTTGGATCCGCAAGACTAcctcacaagaagttctccaacttttattggcttagtctaaATGTCAATGGGTATTTAAgaccctctccttccaagtattctaacagagccaaagtgctgcacaatgtcacacggagcccatctgccgtcgactggttcaagccgcaaagtccttttgcaacggaaagcatatttagcgccagcgaacagggacagaagggagacgacaccacaatgcgctaacttcaacaacttgattttcaggaaacactcacttatttaacccatgcacagttaaataggcgggtgtttcctgacaatcaagttaaagttagcgcattgtggtgtcgtctcccttctatCCTTGTTCgctggtgctaaatatgctttccaagtcagtctacaaacgcgcccaacaaatggcaatccttttgcatgtgactcccaacgagacagaaactcgaggacttccttcagagcccttcagagcaagcacatggcaagcacgctgcaactggccgcaacaccacagaacgcaacacacggagaacgcgtccgtacagcccgtgcgagtgcagcgccgccgcatacatccgggacctgtctccgctcccggcttcaaagcggtgcgtggcgcgctgcgccgtctgaacacacacccctatctagtacactgtagccgcGGAGACGCTGGTCGCCAGCGTCAAAGCGTGCCCAGGCCCcgaacactctcaagttcaacaaatggccacagagggccaAAAAAACCGACGGCGGGGCGCTGTTAAAAATACAAGCATAGTACaacaattaaaaaggttcccccgTGAGCGCATTTTCTCCCGCTAGAGgtgccgtagtaagcgcaattttaacctacaaacgTTCTTCAACaataaacgaagcgtttttattacATGGCAAAGAGTACAAAATTATCATTACTAATTTTACATTGTCCTCGTTATTACAAACTTTGTTTTCTGTTGCCATTTTAAAggcaaaatagcgttcagcatgatcgacctcccacgtgacctctggcctggattaaAAAGAATTTACCGGCatgttcgcgtgcacggcaggtgCGGATTCTTTGTTTCGTACATCGGTTGGTTATtttgtgccaaaaccagtttattgcgcttcgatatctcgaATTATGTAACTTAAGGTGTtagcccgaaagctaggtttcagtcgtgagccatgtggaacacgtcgGCATCGAAATTGGAGCCGCGTCTTGCCacgactggggacagcaataccaGTGAGTCGTTTAACATTGCTGCTTCAATCACTGTGTAAtatattcgtctcgttaacttacaggcggaggcaagttaacgaactagatgctgcattacatatgtGCAGTcgggaccctccgttgctgtttccgaaatatcgtttcagttgcgaggccatcattatacACACATGCCTGCCCCACCTCTGAAGGCCACTACAACCGGGAGCACGCATCCATGCGCAGTGTTGTGGAGAGATGTATCGGGGTGTTGAAAAGCAAGTTCCGCTGCTTGCAGCACTTTCGGACACTGCTATACAGCCCCGATAGAGCAGCGCGAATCATTTATGCATGCGTTGCTCTCCATAACATTGCCTTGGATGCGGGCGACTGGACATTGGACGATTATGGTGGGGAAGTGCCACCAGCTGAGGAGCCAGAGGAGCCAGGAGACATCCAGGTGCTGGCACCGCACGACGTGTTCCTCAGAGGAAGCTTTTCTGAAGGACACAGGAATGGTGAGTTTTCATAATACATAATACATTTATACAAATTGGAGTGCCCCTAGGCTATCACAGGGCTGTGTTTGTACATtggaaaatacattaaaaaatttGTATACACGTCAAGTGCACCTCCATACGGATGGTCAATGTTCCAAATCCACACATCCGACAGATTATGATTATTTAAACACAAACGAAGTAAAGTTATACAAAGAATCctttaaaaaagaatgtcataGCCGCGGACTAAGCCACAACCTCTTCACTGTGCAAGAGTATCCAAGGCTGCCACTTATTAACAGTAGCACTCGTGAAGCAGTCGTAAGGCAATGCTTCATGCCCCTTTATCTGTGAAGAACTGCATTTGCTGCTGCTCTCAAGCTAGCATTGTTTTGTGCAATATGCACATCACGAAATGCTTCTTTTCTCGTGAAACATTACAAATACGGTACTACAACAGTTGTATGTGTTGCGTGCATCCCGTGATATGCCACGTTCTGTACATGTAGATGCAGAAGTTGTTACTTTTTACTCATGTCCAAACATGTGTTTGTTTTGCCATAGTTGGTGGTTACAGTAATGGGAAATTGGCACAAAGTACTTCTTTCCTAGTGCAACATGAAACATGGTAGCAACGTGAAAGTTCAGCCTTTTCTTTAAATATCACGTGAAATATGAAATGGAAACATCCCTTGACCCATCATAGTCATGGCAGACTTGATGGAAGCAGTACATATGATCGGCACTCTGTGCTCATGGGCACCATCAGAAAAAGGTTCGCACAATTTTCATAAAACAACCCAAAATGATCGCAACCGCCACATCCTGTACATTCGGGCGCTCGGTGTACATTGATAGGAACGAGGTAATATGCTTGCTAGCCATCTCTTGCTCTAGGTGTATCAAAACTTCTGTGCAAGCATGAATACGCAGACGAGGCAAGCAAGTAAAGCGTAATGAATGCGGattcaaacacaaacaaaatgtaccGCTGAGTGTAGTCACATCATTACACTCGTCACATCATGTCCAAATGGGTAGATGTAAATTAACGTAAAAGTGCGAAAACTAGAAAGTCAACTTTATCGCACGCTATGATGACAACTACATCACAAACCTTGTAGTACAACATGCTACAGGTGGCAAAGCATGTGAGAACATAGCAACGTCAGCATCACACAATTGTTTTCACCACGGCACATAAAACTTGCAGTTACATTTACGTGACCTTGCAAGAAAGTATGACTTTGGCAGGTATGTCCGTTCCCTTGTCAGTGTTATGAGTCACTGACTAGAAGCATTCATTTCTCGACAGCAATTGTAGTGCGATGCTGAAGAACAGGTGAATCATAATTGTAAAAGGTGACTGCACTTGCCAGCTGTGATGAAACATGTTACATACAACGTGAATAATTGGCTCTACAATCTCACAGCACCCAGAACGTGTCACACGTGACACTTATTCTTGCAATGACTCACTTGGAACGAAAAGTAGAGGAAACTAATCACCGACATGGTGCAATGATGGCCATTCTCATTTGTGAAACTATGCAACACAAAGAGTGACTTGTTTGGTGCTCCGAAAAAAGACCACAATGTAGTTGTTGCACCTTAGCCTCACTGTGCCGAAATGAAAATATCACAGTGCAAACACTATGCGGTAACGCTTCATAATGAGTGCAGTAAGCTACAACACATAGTGAAGCAACATTAATATCACAGTACCAAACCCGTACACAGAAATCGACAACTATCTGCAATGATTCCAGTGTGAAAGACTAGGCGCCTTTGAAATGTGTAAATAAAAAGCACGTTGGCGTTGCAGCTGGATAAGCATAAATAGAAAGAGGCAAATACTACAGAACAAAATTGAGTGCATGCATTACGCCTTTCTCCAAAAAATCCTCCTGTATTACTCATACAAGGAAACTTAAACACTAGAACTCAaacaataagtaaataaaataaactgaactcatgaaacacaataaaataataaaatgatCTTGAAAAAGAGAAAACCgataaattatttttctttcttcttgcaggTGCGCAGCGATGTCTTGCGCTGTGGCATGCATCTGCTCCAGGATCCCCTCCTGAGCCGCTGCCGTCCTCTCTGCCGCGACAGCGAGGTGGGAGGTAGACGCTTCGATCCTCTGCAGCACCTGGAATGAATAATCGTGGTGGAACTGTTCGTATGAGTTTCTGATTACTCGAAACCAGATCGTGGCTGCAAGCTGCTGTTGACAAGAATTGCAAGGTGCACAACGATTCCCTATCTGTTGAAGAGCCACTGGCCTGATGGCATCCTTTGGCAGTGTCAGGCGTCGTGTACAAGCTATGGCCTCTTCGTTTGGACAGACAAAGCCCTGCTGGAACTACCATTCTGTGAGCTACTGAAATGCATTTCTCACCACCAAACAGCCCTTTCCAGGGCAAACCATCCTTTTGCCCGGTGGCTAATCATTAGCAAGATACGATACCGAGCCCTCCGTACAACGCATATTACTTGTTCACATCCCAAGTTGGTCTGTTTTTCAGATTCATGATTTACTTATGATAACAGAGCATACAGAATATTTATAACCTTCATGTAAAATGACACCAAAGGATCTACCAGCCTGCAGCATCTCGTCGCCCTGTTCCACGCTGCGGGCGCACTGCGACGACATGGTTGTGAGGGTATCCACCCGTCGCGGTCGCTGTTTTTTCTACATTGCACGGCATTTTTCTGCAATTTCACCGCATTTTGTGGTACGCACAAAAGTGGCTACGGCCATGTTATGGCTTATTGGACTAGTTCAATAGAATAGGAGAGCtaattttttttaacagtttGAGGATCAATAACTTACTAGGTGCAGCGGCCACCCTTTCTGTAAGTGACGCGCCGTGCGGTGGATCCTCTGCCGCTGTAGAGTAAACACACTAAATGTTTACGAACTGCACACACATTTGACGATAATTAAAGCACGTATTCCTCTGATGCTTACGTGTCGCTGTGCTCTGCACGCCCGCCGCCTCGTCCATCCCTTCCACGATTACTTTCAACTCCACTTTCATTCCGGTAGTGGGAACGTCAGCCTGCTGGAAAGTCTCATAAGCGTGTCCCTTCACTACATGGCTATTCGTTACAGTGCCTATGTTACATGTTTTCGTACTACACATTTGCGGAAATATTCTGCAATTATTGAGTGCCTAATGATCTCACGTATAACCATCCCCGTGCACTTCCCTGAAGGCATTTTATTTCTGTGATGATGACTTAATCCCCCTTTTCCCGAAAGCGCAGCCAACTGAGATTCTAGTTGATTAAGCTACCTACTTTTCCATTCTCTCCTGCGCTATTTTCAAGTTCACCAACAGTGTCGTAATCCACTAAGGGTACCACTTACAGATAATGGCAAACTCTAAGCCGGCACCGTTCAGGAACCAATGATGTTACGGCGGCAGTGTGCTTACCTCTTAGTAGGGGAGGTCGGTGACGCCATGTACACGGACCGTCCCGGTCAACTGGAGGACTCGGCCATGGAAGCCGGGTAACCGCCCCCCTCCTGTGCTTCTGAAAATAGTCGTCAATGTCGAAGGACAAATCGCCCCGACCATTCGACGGTCCCTCACCTTTGCTCTTGGGTGATTGCGGCAGCGTCGCGGCGGGCCTCATACACTTGTTTTCTCCACCACTCCTGCCATTGCTCTGTCGTTTTCACGACAGGGCCTTCTCTATTCGGTGTGTCGGTCAGCTGCTGCCACAGCCGTCGGTGGTCGACAACAGTGAAGCGCGGCCCCAGCTCGCTGGATCCTAAAGCCAGCTGGGGATGCTGCTCCATGAAAGTGACCACCGTTTCTCGCTGTCCCTCCGACACGCTGTCCCTTAACGGGTGCCGCCACGTTTTGTGCCATGGCTTCCCGCAGGCAAGTGCTCGACTTAACGAACCGCTTCAAAATTCGCACCGTTTGcttgaaatggggtggtggcaAGCGCCACCACTAAACGTTTCGCAAAGCTGCGACACAACCTAGCGCCATTTGAAGACATTAACCGCAATATATTGTTTCAGTCATTCCGCATTCCAAACTGAATCTTTGGAAAGCAACACCAACACATTTTGCTACTCAGTCATAACAGTAAAATATTTCTCAAAATGTTGGAAACGCTTCTCAATATATTATACGGTCCCCAAGCAGACGTCAAAAGCCTGACGCAGGCTTCCACTTCGCTCATTAGCTGGTTGCTTCCTCTCGTTCTCGCGAACATTGCGGActgcctatttcgtgacgtacagaacggaccgcctccgttctattttggaacgcgtacaagatcccACCATTGATTGCAGAGTCTTGTTTCCATGCTGTCCCACTTGGTGATGGTTGCCGCGTTACATTTCTCAGATGCGGCGGCCTTGTGAGTTGCATTGGGCAATGGCCTCttgaggtaagcacctgctcctgcagtccgcacagtgacatagactcccTATTTTTATGTACTGTGACTGGTGCTCCTGGTCGtcatttcctgctgcagccatgggtaaaGTGTAATTGTGGCCTTCTTCAGCCGCGATTTGGCGTGAA is a window of Dermacentor albipictus isolate Rhodes 1998 colony unplaced genomic scaffold, USDA_Dalb.pri_finalv2 scaffold_14, whole genome shotgun sequence DNA encoding:
- the LOC139051743 gene encoding uncharacterized protein; protein product: MLASMNSHLLCTRPPAVSPKAPYYDHPVHVARPSLYTHACPTSEGHYNREHASMRSVVERCIGVLKSKFRCLQHFRTLLYSPDRAARIIYACVALHNIALDAGDWTLDDYGGEVPPAEEPEEPGDIQVLAPHDVFLRGSFSEGHRNGAQRCLALWHASAPGSPPEPLPSSLPRQRGGR